The DNA region CGATGCCCCGAAACCCACGTCGTCCAGCAGGATCACCAGCACATTCGGCGCGCCCTGCGGCGGCAGCAGCGGCTCGATGGGCGGATAGGCGGTGTCGGGATCCTTCGCATCGTAGGTCGTGAGCCCCGGCGCCGGTCGGTCGGGGATCGGCAACATCGAGCGGCTGTGGCGATCGGGGGTCATGGCCTCGTCCTTCCTAGGCGCTGGCGAGCGCGTTGGCCTTCAACTTCTCGTACTCGGCTGGCGTGATCGCGCCGGAGTCGAGCAGCTTCTTCCCTGCCTCGATCTCGGAAGCCGCTGAGGACGGTGAGCCGGCCACGGATCGGATGTACTCGGTGGATGCGGCCGACGCCTGCTGGGCGCGCGCCGCGCTCCGCTGCGCCATCGCCTGTCCGCGTGCGATCAGATAGATCAGGGCGGCGAGGAACGGCGCGATGATGAGGAACACCACCCAGAGCGCCTTGGCCCAGCCGTTGAGTTCCTTGTCCTGGAAGAGGTCGACGAAGACCCTGATGAAGATCACGATGCATGCGACCGCGATGTAGAACCAGAAGAACCAGACGAAGAAGTCCCAGATGTTCATGACATGTCCTCTCGCAGCGGGAAGTCCAACACTTCCGCGTCGGCTCGAAGCTATGACCGGCGCCGGGTGGCGCACATCACCCGATCCGGATGATGTGGAGTTGGCCACGCGGGCCGCGCTTCCGCAGAGACTCATCCCATCCGGGTGATGCCCCGATTCTTCGCTCCTCGATACCTTCGACGTCGAAGCAGGCCGACGCGCCTGTTCCCCGATCAGCCGCTCCGGCTCATCGGCGGTGAACCTCGAGGACGGCGGGTGGATCATGAGCGAAAGCAGAGCAGTGACTGGTTGGGTGGGGTGGATCGGCTTCGCCGGAATCATCCTCATCCTCAACGGGATCTTCAGCGCGGTCCAGGGGATCGTTGCACTCGTCGGTCCGAATTCGTACTACGTCGTGACAGGCGAAGGGCTCTTCCTGTTCGACGTGACCGGTTGGGGGTGGTGGAACATCCTCGTCGGCCTGCTGCTGATCTTCACCGGCATCGCGCTCTTCGTCGGAGCGACCTGGGCACGCGTCGTCGCGATCATCGTCGCGTCGTTGAGCGCGATCGGGCAGCTCCTCCTCGTGCCGGCGCAGCCGTGGTGGTCTCTTCTGGTCATCGCACTCAACATCCTCGTGATCTACGCCATCAGCGCGCACGGTCGTGAAGTTCGCATGGACTGAGTCACCGAGGGCAGCGCCACCGCTGGCTCAGCCGCGCAGGGCGAGGAGCGCGCTGAGCCATCGACCGTGGGTGTCCCAGGGGTCGACGCCTCCGCGCAGGGTCGCGATGTGCGTCAGCAGCTCGTCGTGTACCTGGAACCACTCGCCTCGATTCATCTGGTGTGCAGCGAATTGGAGGTGGCGTTGCCGTTCGAGACGGCGATCGCCTCTCTCGAACGCCAGCACCTCGTCATGGGGCAGGCTCGCGATGCGGCGGCGCGGGTTGGCCGACGTGCCGATCTTGATCAGGTCGCCGAAGCGGATGTAGTAGACGACATCGAGACGCGGGGGAGCGAGTTCGCCGTCGGGCATCTCGCCATGCCGCCATTCGCACACGGCGCAGATCCAGCCCGATGGGAAGTGCACTCCGAGTGGGGAGCCGCAGGCAGGACATGGGCTGGGCAGGAGATCGGTGAGCCCGTTCTCACCGTTGGCGACCTCGGCAGCCGCCAGGAGGTGCTGGTCGCAGAGATTGAGATCGGCATCCGTTGGCGCTGTGCCGGAACACCTCGAACCGTCGCGGAAGACGATTCCGCAGTGCAGGTTGGGGTGGTCCATGCCGCCAACGCTAGACGCCGGTGCCGACATCCACCCGTTCGCTCCCTCCGGACGGAGATCAGCGGATGCGGGTCGCCAGAGGATCGACGCGGCGGCGTCTCGGCCGTCTGAGCATTCCGATCAGGCCGTACAACAGGCCGGGAACTCCCACGGCGAGGAGCGTCGCACCGATGGCGGGGGTGACCCAATCAGGAAGGGACGGGATGAGCTGCGAGGCGACGGAAGCCGCGGTCAACAGCAGCGC from Leifsonia sp. Root1293 includes:
- a CDS encoding DUF7144 family membrane protein, with translation MSESRAVTGWVGWIGFAGIILILNGIFSAVQGIVALVGPNSYYVVTGEGLFLFDVTGWGWWNILVGLLLIFTGIALFVGATWARVVAIIVASLSAIGQLLLVPAQPWWSLLVIALNILVIYAISAHGREVRMD
- a CDS encoding GIY-YIG nuclease family protein, with the translated sequence MDHPNLHCGIVFRDGSRCSGTAPTDADLNLCDQHLLAAAEVANGENGLTDLLPSPCPACGSPLGVHFPSGWICAVCEWRHGEMPDGELAPPRLDVVYYIRFGDLIKIGTSANPRRRIASLPHDEVLAFERGDRRLERQRHLQFAAHQMNRGEWFQVHDELLTHIATLRGGVDPWDTHGRWLSALLALRG
- a CDS encoding SHOCT domain-containing protein, whose protein sequence is MNIWDFFVWFFWFYIAVACIVIFIRVFVDLFQDKELNGWAKALWVVFLIIAPFLAALIYLIARGQAMAQRSAARAQQASAASTEYIRSVAGSPSSAASEIEAGKKLLDSGAITPAEYEKLKANALASA